In Kitasatospora sp. NBC_00240, the following are encoded in one genomic region:
- a CDS encoding radical SAM protein encodes MDRLTHAEINRIRQTRGATALLFITDRCPVGCGHCSVDSRPDSPRITDFDLFEQIVDRLSADPLRTMIGVSGGEPFVERRGLTYAARRITEAGKDLVVYTSGVWGRAADPPRWIHEVLARCRCVYLSTDAYHEAGTGPERFTGAARTIAGHDLPIVVQVVDQGDALGRAEELLVQAFGAGWARYAELVATQGLPHGRGAAIFERPQRVPGRALGACELVISPVIRYDGRVTACCNETVLMGGGPAALRRDCASGEEVGRAVEELQQNPLYRAMGTAGGGALTAHPRFTDLADREFADICGLCWAMTRRVVPEQDDLLLSAIDLVGRGAHR; translated from the coding sequence ATGGACCGGCTGACCCACGCGGAGATCAACCGCATCCGGCAGACCCGCGGCGCCACCGCCCTGCTCTTCATCACCGACCGCTGCCCGGTCGGCTGCGGCCACTGCTCGGTGGACTCCCGGCCGGACAGCCCCCGGATCACCGACTTCGACCTCTTCGAGCAGATCGTCGACCGGCTCAGCGCCGACCCGCTGCGCACCATGATCGGCGTTTCCGGCGGCGAGCCCTTCGTCGAGCGACGGGGCCTCACGTACGCCGCCCGGCGGATCACCGAGGCGGGCAAGGACCTGGTCGTCTACACCAGCGGCGTCTGGGGCCGGGCCGCCGACCCGCCGCGCTGGATCCACGAGGTGCTGGCGCGCTGCCGCTGCGTCTACCTCAGCACCGACGCCTACCACGAGGCCGGCACCGGCCCCGAGCGCTTCACCGGCGCGGCCCGCACGATCGCCGGCCACGACCTGCCGATCGTCGTCCAGGTGGTCGACCAGGGCGACGCGCTCGGGCGGGCCGAGGAACTGCTCGTCCAGGCCTTCGGCGCCGGCTGGGCCCGGTACGCCGAACTGGTCGCGACCCAGGGGCTCCCGCACGGACGCGGTGCGGCGATCTTCGAGCGCCCCCAGCGGGTGCCCGGGCGGGCCCTCGGCGCCTGCGAACTGGTGATCTCACCGGTGATCCGCTACGACGGCCGGGTCACCGCCTGCTGCAACGAGACCGTCCTGATGGGCGGCGGGCCGGCCGCGCTGCGGCGGGACTGCGCCAGCGGCGAGGAGGTCGGCCGCGCCGTGGAGGAGCTCCAGCAGAACCCGCTCTACCGTGCGATGGGCACGGCCGGCGGCGGAGCGCTGACCGCGCACCCGCGCTTCACCGATCTGGCGGACCGCGAGTTCGCCGACATCTGCGGGCTCTGCTGGGCGATGACCAGGCGGGTCGTCCCCGAGCAGGACGACCTGCTGCTCAGCGCGATCGACCTGGTGGGAAGGGGAGCGCATCGATGA